One Camelina sativa cultivar DH55 chromosome 3, Cs, whole genome shotgun sequence genomic window carries:
- the LOC104776751 gene encoding very-long-chain 3-oxoacyl-CoA reductase-like protein At1g24470, with the protein MQRACIYESQPWHLHVVCFIGFLSLIRLLFPLLKWFITRYLLTNPKRLKSYGSWAMITGATEGIGRAFAHELAKHGLNLILVSRNPSKLESVSDDLRQEFPHIKIKIIPFDFSSGGDYGVIEEGIKGVEVGILINNVGITYPSAMFFHEVDQLTWTKILRVNLEATTWVTRFLIGPMLHRRRGAIVNISSGAAVVVPSHPLYAIYAATKAYVDAFSRSLHVEYKQFGIDVQCQVPLYVATRMVSKVAAIDKPSFFVPSPEVYAKAAVEQIGIGSRCSPFWAHSLQWFLAGLVPDNLLDNWRLSIGLSRRRLS; encoded by the exons atgCAGAGAGCATGCATCTATGAGAGTCAGCCATGGCACCTCCATGTCGTATGCTTCATAGGCTTTCTCTCCCTCATTAGACTACTCTTTCCTCTCCTGAAATGGTTCATCACAAGATATCTCCTCACAAACCCGAAGCGGCTCAAGAGTTACGGTTCGTGGGCTATGATTACTGGAGCCACCGAAGGGATCGGACGCGCCTTTGCTCACGAGCTGGCCAAACACGGCCTTAATCTCATCCTAGTCAGTAGAAACCCTTCGAAGCTTGAATCTGTCTCTGATGATCTCCGACAAGAGTTTCCCCacatcaagatcaagatcattCCATTTGACTTCTCATCTG GAGGAGATTATGGAGTAATCGAGGAAGGGATCAAAGGCGTTGAAGTTGGTATTCTGATAAACAACGTTGGGATAACCTACCCATCAGCTATGTTCTTCCACGAGGTTGACCAACTCACGTGGACCAAAATTCTGAGGGTTAATCTTGAAGCAACCACATGGGTCACAAGATTTCTCATCGGACCAATGCTTCACCGCCGCCGAGGAGCCATCGTCAATATTAGCTCGGGTGCCGCCGTTGTTGTGCCTTCTCATCCTCTCTACGCTATCTACGCCGCCACCAAAGC TTATGTTGATGCATTCTCAAGATCTCTACATGTGGAATATAAGCAGTTTGGTATTGATGTCCAATGCCAG GTGCCGTTATATGTGGCAACGAGGATGGTTTCAAAGGTTGCAGCTATAGATAAACCAAGCTTCTTTGTACCGTCGCCGGAAGTCTACGCAAAAGCGGCGGTGGAGCAGATCGGAATCGGATCACGTTGCTCGCCGTTTTGGGCTCATTCCCTGCAGTGGTTTCTTGCCGGACTTGTGCCGGATAACCTCCTTGATAATTGGCGTCTCTCTATTGGGCTTAGTAGAAGACGTTTATCTTAA